A portion of the Lysinibacillus timonensis genome contains these proteins:
- a CDS encoding PRC-barrel domain-containing protein — translation MRFSDVQQKEIIEAESGKFIGYIIDAEVDEQTGKLVSFLVSEPKKFLSFLQSDESVRKVLIKDILVIGKDVILVKSLYE, via the coding sequence ATGAGATTTTCAGATGTGCAGCAAAAAGAGATTATAGAAGCGGAAAGTGGAAAGTTTATAGGATATATCATTGATGCGGAAGTTGATGAGCAAACAGGGAAACTAGTTTCGTTTTTAGTTTCAGAGCCTAAAAAATTTTTATCATTTCTTCAAAGTGATGAATCTGTGAGAAAAGTACTAATAAAAGATATTTTAGTTATCGGAAAAGATGTTATTTTAGTAAAGTCCTTATATGAATAG
- a CDS encoding YggS family pyridoxal phosphate-dependent enzyme: protein MAKISDNLKQIQDNIEQAKIRANVSHNVTIIAVTKQVTVERTLEAIETGIYHLGENRPEGILAKKEEIKDKAIWHFIGSLQTRKVKQVINDIDYLHSLDRMSLAEEIEKRADRVVNCFVQANVSGEESKHGLTKDEVIPFIQSLTKFNKIRIVGLMTMAPNTEDENVIRKVFTDLKQLQQEVVNLKLPYAPCTELSMGMSNDYEIAVEEGATFVRIGTALVG, encoded by the coding sequence ATGGCTAAAATTAGTGATAATTTGAAACAAATACAAGACAACATTGAACAAGCAAAAATTAGAGCCAACGTTTCACACAATGTAACGATTATAGCTGTAACAAAACAAGTAACGGTTGAAAGAACTTTAGAAGCAATTGAAACTGGAATTTACCATTTAGGAGAAAATAGACCAGAAGGAATATTAGCCAAAAAAGAAGAAATAAAAGATAAAGCAATTTGGCATTTTATTGGGTCATTACAAACTCGTAAAGTAAAACAAGTCATTAATGACATTGATTATTTGCACTCACTAGATCGTATGAGTTTAGCAGAAGAAATTGAAAAAAGAGCGGATAGAGTTGTTAATTGTTTCGTACAAGCAAATGTTTCAGGTGAAGAGTCTAAACATGGTCTAACAAAAGACGAAGTTATTCCGTTTATACAATCTTTAACAAAATTTAATAAGATTCGTATAGTTGGGTTGATGACAATGGCTCCAAATACTGAAGATGAAAATGTAATAAGAAAAGTATTTACAGATTTAAAACAATTACAACAAGAAGTTGTCAATTTAAAATTACCTTATGCGCCATGTACTGAGTTATCAATGGGAATGTCAAATGATTATGAAATAGCAGTTGAAGAAGGTGCGACTTTTGTAAGAATTGGGACAGCTCTTGTTGGATAG
- a CDS encoding cell division protein SepF, with product MSMKNKIKNFFYLEEEEEEVEQSISQPMNKHLEQPVKMRSKKERKQESELPRNVVSIQTASSAKSSKVVIVEPRVYAEAQDIAEHLKNKRAIIVNLQRIDRDQAVRIIDFLSGTVYALSGDIQRIGMDIFLCTPDNVEVSGEVSNYLNEDI from the coding sequence TTGAGTATGAAAAATAAGATAAAAAACTTTTTTTACTTAGAAGAAGAAGAGGAAGAAGTTGAACAATCTATAAGTCAGCCGATGAATAAGCATCTAGAACAACCCGTCAAGATGCGTTCAAAAAAGGAACGTAAACAAGAGTCTGAACTACCACGTAACGTGGTTAGCATTCAAACTGCAAGTTCTGCGAAAAGTTCTAAAGTTGTCATAGTTGAACCAAGGGTTTATGCAGAAGCGCAAGATATTGCAGAACACCTGAAAAATAAAAGAGCAATTATTGTGAATTTACAACGTATCGACCGAGATCAAGCCGTTCGAATTATTGACTTTTTAAGTGGTACTGTATATGCACTTTCGGGTGATATACAACGTATCGGTATGGATATATTCTTATGTACACCGGATAATGTTGAAGTGAGTGGGGAAGTCTCAAATTATTTAAACGAAGATATATAA
- a CDS encoding YggT family protein, with product MGLFDILRFIDILFTIYQFMIIGYILMSWIPSAQDSSVGKFLAKVVEPYLGFFRKFIPPIGMIDFSPIIALFLLGFIKQGLFIVVQNIYISLM from the coding sequence ATGGGCTTGTTTGATATACTAAGATTTATAGATATATTATTTACCATTTATCAATTTATGATTATTGGTTACATACTAATGTCATGGATTCCTTCTGCACAGGATTCAAGTGTAGGAAAATTTCTTGCTAAAGTAGTAGAACCTTATTTAGGCTTCTTTAGAAAATTTATTCCACCGATTGGGATGATTGACTTTTCACCAATCATTGCACTGTTCCTATTAGGTTTTATTAAACAGGGCCTCTTCATCGTTGTGCAAAACATCTATATTTCTTTAATGTAA
- a CDS encoding RNA-binding protein, which produces MDHIIQHFRKEEQPFIERVMEWQRDVGFRHISKLTDFLDPREQFIVKAIIGQNEDLALYQNGVFNNAERQRILIAPSYYEPNNEDFQINIYSVQYPSKFIQLKHRDVLGALLSLGLGRSKFGDIKVANDEIQFAVTSEIADYIEANLGSVGKAKVQLSLIGDLAKIIQSNENWNDKVYTVSSMRLDAILSTVLKISREKSKMFIQAGKVKVNWTVRESTSFELQEGDILSVSGFGRFKILLTEGRTKKDKIRIQIGHLEQK; this is translated from the coding sequence ATGGACCATATTATTCAACATTTTCGAAAAGAAGAGCAGCCATTTATTGAGAGGGTAATGGAGTGGCAAAGAGATGTTGGGTTTCGCCATATCTCGAAGTTAACAGATTTTTTAGATCCACGAGAACAATTTATTGTTAAAGCAATTATTGGTCAAAACGAAGATTTAGCTCTATACCAAAATGGGGTTTTTAACAATGCAGAAAGGCAACGAATACTTATTGCACCTTCTTATTATGAACCGAATAATGAAGATTTCCAAATTAACATTTACTCAGTTCAGTATCCTTCCAAATTTATTCAATTAAAACATCGGGACGTGTTAGGGGCACTATTATCATTAGGGCTAGGCCGTTCGAAATTTGGAGATATTAAGGTTGCGAACGATGAAATCCAATTTGCGGTTACTTCTGAAATTGCAGATTATATCGAAGCTAATCTAGGAAGTGTTGGAAAAGCTAAAGTTCAATTATCATTAATTGGTGATTTGGCAAAAATAATCCAAAGTAATGAAAATTGGAATGATAAAGTATATACTGTTTCATCAATGCGATTAGATGCCATTCTTTCAACTGTATTGAAAATATCTCGTGAGAAATCCAAAATGTTTATACAAGCAGGTAAGGTAAAGGTGAATTGGACCGTTAGAGAATCAACCTCCTTTGAATTACAAGAAGGGGATATATTATCGGTCAGTGGTTTTGGCCGCTTTAAAATCTTATTAACAGAGGGAAGAACTAAAAAAGATAAAATTAGGATTCAAATTGGTCATTTAGAACAAAAATAA
- the ileS gene encoding isoleucine--tRNA ligase, whose translation MVEYKDTLLMPKTDFPMRGNLPANEPKIQEKWDEMDINALVNKRTEGRPEFVLHDGPPYANGDIHIGHALNKVIKDMINRHRSMTGYHVPYIPGWDTHGLPIEQALTNKGVNRKEMTVAEFRKLCEEYAYEQIENQKGQFRRLGVRGDWENPYITLKPEFEARQIEVFGKMAEKGYIYKGLKPVYWSPSSESALAEAEIEYKDVESYSIYVAFRLKDAKGVVPEDAKFIIWTTTPWTIPANLGISVNPEFTYTVVAANNDKFIVAKDLLEKVAVELGWESYEVVQEVKGESLDRLVAEHPIYKRDSIIMLGDHVTTDAGTGCVHTAPGHGEDDYQVGKRYNLPVLSPVDNRGCYTDEAPGFEGLFYEKANPVMVEKLQELGALLKASKFVHSYPHDWRTKKPVIYRATPQWFASVAMFRDELLQAVRDTEFTPSWGETRLYNMIRDRGDWVISRQRAWGVPIPIFYAENGEPIITPETIAHISSLFREHGSNIWFQREAKDLLPEGFTHPGSPNGEFTKENDIMDVWFDSGSTHQGVLVERGLKYPADLYLEGSDQHRGWFNSSLITSVAINGHAPYKGLLTHGFVLDGEGRKMSKSIGNVIIPQKVMDQYGADILRLWVASVDYTGDVRISMDMLKQISEVYRKIRNTLRFLHGNLSDYNNQTDRVAYEELREMDQYMYMRLQDVLKQVRTAYDRYEFSSVYHAVNNFVAVELSAFYLDIAKDVVYIEGADNKARRAMQTVMYDTLLTLLKVLTPIIPHTTDELWSYLNEEEASVQLTDFPEVDERSNFSELREKWSKVIVLRDEVLKALEEARNAKVIGKSLEAKVLIYANSDVKDIINDETVDFAQISIVSQLQFTGNKEDAPVNALVLEKTSIVVEKADGEKCERCWSYAETVGQHENHPSLCGRCADVVEKYYV comes from the coding sequence ATGGTTGAGTATAAAGATACTTTATTAATGCCAAAAACAGATTTCCCAATGCGCGGAAATTTACCAGCGAATGAACCGAAAATTCAAGAAAAATGGGACGAAATGGATATTAATGCTTTAGTAAATAAACGCACAGAAGGTCGTCCTGAATTTGTTTTACATGATGGCCCTCCTTATGCAAATGGGGATATCCATATTGGCCATGCATTAAATAAAGTAATTAAAGACATGATTAATCGCCATCGTTCAATGACAGGTTACCATGTGCCTTATATTCCTGGTTGGGATACGCACGGGTTACCAATCGAGCAAGCTCTTACAAACAAAGGTGTAAATCGTAAAGAAATGACGGTAGCAGAATTCCGTAAACTTTGCGAAGAGTACGCTTATGAGCAAATCGAAAACCAAAAAGGTCAATTCCGTCGTCTAGGTGTTCGAGGTGATTGGGAAAATCCTTATATCACATTAAAACCAGAATTTGAAGCACGACAAATTGAAGTATTTGGTAAAATGGCTGAAAAAGGGTACATTTATAAAGGTTTAAAACCAGTTTATTGGTCACCTTCTTCTGAATCTGCACTAGCTGAAGCGGAAATCGAATATAAAGATGTTGAATCGTATTCAATCTATGTAGCGTTCAGACTTAAGGATGCAAAGGGAGTTGTACCTGAAGATGCAAAATTCATCATCTGGACGACAACACCTTGGACGATTCCAGCTAACTTAGGGATTTCAGTAAATCCAGAATTTACGTATACAGTTGTAGCAGCTAATAACGATAAATTCATCGTAGCGAAGGACTTACTTGAAAAAGTAGCAGTTGAATTAGGTTGGGAATCTTATGAGGTCGTTCAAGAAGTGAAAGGTGAAAGCTTAGATCGATTAGTAGCAGAACACCCAATTTATAAACGCGATTCTATTATAATGCTTGGTGATCATGTAACGACAGATGCCGGTACGGGGTGTGTTCATACAGCACCTGGTCACGGTGAAGATGACTATCAAGTAGGTAAACGTTACAACTTACCTGTTTTAAGCCCAGTTGATAACAGAGGTTGTTACACTGATGAGGCACCTGGTTTTGAAGGTCTATTTTATGAAAAAGCAAATCCTGTAATGGTTGAAAAGTTACAAGAATTAGGCGCATTATTAAAGGCATCCAAATTCGTTCACTCTTACCCACATGACTGGCGCACAAAGAAACCCGTAATTTATCGAGCAACACCACAATGGTTTGCTTCAGTGGCAATGTTCCGTGATGAATTATTACAAGCTGTTCGTGATACAGAATTTACACCTTCTTGGGGTGAAACGCGTCTGTATAATATGATTCGTGACCGTGGTGACTGGGTTATTTCTCGTCAACGTGCGTGGGGTGTGCCAATTCCAATTTTCTATGCAGAAAATGGAGAACCGATTATTACACCAGAGACGATTGCACATATCTCTTCATTATTCCGTGAACACGGATCGAACATTTGGTTCCAACGTGAAGCAAAGGATCTATTACCAGAAGGATTTACGCATCCAGGAAGTCCAAATGGGGAGTTTACAAAGGAAAATGACATTATGGATGTTTGGTTTGACTCTGGTTCAACTCATCAAGGCGTACTCGTTGAACGTGGTTTGAAGTATCCAGCTGACCTTTATTTAGAAGGATCTGACCAACACCGTGGATGGTTTAACTCTTCATTAATTACATCAGTTGCAATTAATGGCCATGCTCCATATAAAGGACTATTAACACATGGTTTCGTTCTTGACGGAGAAGGTCGTAAAATGAGTAAATCGATTGGGAACGTAATTATTCCACAAAAAGTAATGGATCAGTATGGGGCAGATATCCTTCGATTATGGGTTGCATCTGTGGACTATACTGGTGATGTTCGTATTTCGATGGATATGTTAAAACAAATCTCTGAAGTTTACCGCAAAATTCGTAATACTTTGCGTTTCTTACATGGTAACTTATCAGACTATAACAACCAAACAGATCGTGTAGCATACGAAGAACTACGTGAAATGGATCAATACATGTACATGCGTTTACAAGATGTATTAAAACAAGTTCGTACAGCCTATGATCGTTATGAATTCTCTAGTGTATATCATGCAGTTAACAACTTTGTAGCCGTTGAACTTTCTGCATTCTATTTAGACATCGCTAAAGATGTAGTTTATATCGAAGGGGCAGATAACAAAGCTCGTCGTGCAATGCAAACAGTAATGTATGATACGTTGTTAACCTTATTAAAAGTGTTAACTCCAATTATTCCTCATACAACGGACGAACTATGGTCATACCTAAATGAAGAGGAAGCTTCTGTACAATTAACAGATTTCCCAGAAGTTGATGAAAGAAGCAACTTCTCTGAATTACGTGAAAAATGGAGTAAAGTGATTGTACTTCGTGATGAAGTATTGAAAGCATTAGAAGAAGCTCGTAATGCGAAAGTCATTGGTAAATCATTAGAAGCAAAAGTATTAATTTATGCTAATAGCGATGTGAAAGATATCATTAATGACGAAACTGTAGACTTTGCCCAAATTTCTATTGTTTCTCAATTACAATTTACTGGTAATAAAGAAGATGCACCTGTTAATGCTCTTGTTCTTGAGAAAACATCCATTGTTGTTGAAAAAGCGGATGGGGAAAAATGTGAACGTTGCTGGTCATATGCTGAAACAGTTGGTCAACATGAAAACCACCCATCACTTTGCGGTCGTTGTGCAGACGTTGTAGAAAAATATTACGTATAA
- the lspA gene encoding signal peptidase II → MYKYYGIALLIVILDQWTKWLIVKNMEIAERISVWDPWFGILSHRNRGAAWGMLEGQMWIFTIVTIVVLVGVIYYFHKQAKGKHFFAVSLMILLGGTLGNFIDRLFRGEVVDFIDVLIPIFNYDFPIFNIADAALTISIIMIIIVLFMEERAEKKKVKE, encoded by the coding sequence ATGTACAAGTATTATGGAATTGCACTACTCATTGTTATTTTAGATCAATGGACAAAATGGTTGATTGTGAAAAATATGGAGATTGCAGAACGTATTAGTGTATGGGATCCATGGTTTGGGATTTTATCGCATCGTAACCGTGGGGCAGCATGGGGAATGCTAGAAGGTCAAATGTGGATTTTTACAATAGTTACTATCGTAGTTCTAGTAGGTGTTATTTATTACTTTCATAAGCAGGCTAAAGGTAAACATTTTTTTGCTGTCAGCTTAATGATTTTATTAGGTGGTACATTAGGCAATTTTATCGATCGATTATTCCGAGGCGAAGTTGTAGACTTTATCGATGTACTTATCCCTATTTTTAATTATGATTTCCCAATTTTTAATATTGCTGATGCTGCGTTAACGATTTCAATTATAATGATTATTATTGTTCTATTTATGGAAGAACGAGCAGAAAAGAAAAAGGTGAAAGAATGA
- a CDS encoding RluA family pseudouridine synthase, translated as MTIVTYTIDEEIAGERIDKALSTLAAEWSRSQIATWIDDARITVNGEEVKAKYKVKSGDVITIDVPEPEPLEIIPENLNLEIIYEDEDVLVVNKPKGMVVHPAPGHATGTLVNGLMYHCKDLSGINGVLRPGIVHRIDKDTSGLLMVAKNDNAHHSLVEQLVNKTVTRKYTALVHGHIAHDKGTIDAPIARDPKDRQKQSVVDKGKHAVTHFQVLERFGGKYTLVECILETGRTHQIRVHMNYIGYPLVGDPKYGPKKTIDFGGQVLHAGVLGFIHPTSKEYLEFQVPLPDDFVTLIEELRKEG; from the coding sequence ATGACAATTGTGACATATACAATTGATGAAGAGATTGCAGGAGAGCGTATTGATAAGGCTTTATCAACTCTTGCTGCTGAATGGTCACGTTCACAAATCGCAACTTGGATTGATGATGCGAGAATAACTGTGAATGGAGAAGAAGTAAAAGCGAAATACAAAGTAAAAAGTGGGGACGTTATTACTATTGACGTGCCTGAACCGGAACCTCTCGAAATTATTCCAGAAAATTTAAATCTAGAAATTATTTATGAAGATGAGGATGTTTTAGTAGTTAATAAACCAAAAGGGATGGTCGTTCACCCGGCACCAGGTCATGCTACAGGGACACTCGTTAATGGACTAATGTATCATTGTAAAGATTTGTCGGGCATTAATGGTGTATTGCGTCCGGGGATTGTTCACCGAATTGATAAGGATACGTCTGGTTTACTAATGGTAGCTAAAAACGATAATGCACACCATTCACTAGTTGAACAGTTAGTAAACAAAACTGTTACACGTAAATATACAGCCCTAGTTCATGGACATATAGCGCATGATAAAGGTACAATTGACGCACCAATTGCACGTGACCCGAAAGACCGTCAAAAGCAATCAGTGGTTGATAAAGGGAAACATGCTGTTACTCATTTCCAAGTGTTAGAACGCTTCGGAGGTAAATATACTTTAGTTGAATGTATATTAGAAACAGGTCGTACACATCAAATTCGTGTGCATATGAACTATATTGGGTATCCACTGGTTGGTGACCCAAAATATGGACCTAAAAAGACGATTGATTTTGGTGGACAAGTATTACATGCAGGTGTTCTAGGTTTTATTCATCCAACTTCAAAAGAATATTTAGAGTTTCAAGTGCCGCTACCTGACGATTTTGTCACATTAATTGAAGAATTACGAAAAGAAGGTTGA
- the pyrR gene encoding bifunctional pyr operon transcriptional regulator/uracil phosphoribosyltransferase PyrR, whose product MSTNITELLDGPSMTRALTRIAHEIIERNKGIDECILVGIKTRGAFLARRLAERIEKIEGKPIRTGELDITLYRDDLSTKFDNGEAHVQQVDINHGVKDQKIVLIDDVLYTGRTVRAALDAVMDLGRPAQIQLAVLVDRGHRELPIRADYVGKNIPTAGSEKIVVQLTEVDGRDSVTLHKVD is encoded by the coding sequence TTGTCGACAAATATTACAGAACTTCTAGATGGTCCATCAATGACTCGAGCATTAACAAGAATTGCGCATGAAATAATCGAACGTAATAAAGGAATTGACGAATGTATTCTAGTTGGTATCAAAACACGTGGTGCATTTTTAGCTAGGAGACTTGCAGAAAGAATTGAAAAGATTGAAGGTAAACCAATCCGAACAGGTGAACTTGATATAACGTTGTATCGCGATGATTTATCAACGAAATTTGATAATGGTGAAGCACATGTTCAGCAAGTAGATATCAATCATGGTGTGAAGGACCAAAAAATCGTTCTTATTGATGATGTACTATACACTGGAAGAACTGTTCGAGCTGCACTTGATGCAGTAATGGACTTAGGAAGACCTGCCCAAATTCAACTTGCAGTATTAGTTGATCGAGGGCATCGTGAATTGCCTATTAGAGCAGATTACGTAGGTAAAAATATTCCAACAGCTGGTTCAGAAAAAATTGTAGTTCAACTAACAGAAGTAGATGGACGAGATTCTGTAACACTTCACAAAGTTGATTAA
- a CDS encoding uracil-xanthine permease family protein, with protein sequence MSKDAVLDIHDKPTAGQLITLSFQHMFAMFGSTILVPQLVGLSPAIALLTSGIATIIFLLITQFKVPAYLGSSFAFISPIIVVAGLDKTTGLSANPGNAMIGAMAVGVTYGIVSLIIWKAGYQWLMRLLPPIVVAPVIMVIGLGLAGTAVDMAMNITVDNVKQYSVLHFSAALVTLFAAIIFTIFFKNILSTMPILLGLIVGYGYSAVIGIVDFTKVTEASWFAMPEFLIPGVHYEFNITSTILLGMVPIVIVTISEHIGHQLVLGKVVNRNYVKDPGLHRSLLGDGLGTFASAIIGGPPKTTYGENIGVLAITRVFSIYVILGAAIIAIVFSFFGKAMALIQTIPTAVLGGISILLFGIIASSGLRMLVENNIDFGNNRNMVIASVILVIGIGGAALRFTETFAIEGMALAAIVGVVLNLVLPGREKEVKDIYEITE encoded by the coding sequence ATGTCAAAAGATGCTGTTCTAGATATTCATGATAAGCCAACAGCTGGACAATTAATTACACTAAGCTTTCAACATATGTTTGCAATGTTTGGTTCGACGATATTAGTTCCACAATTAGTTGGTTTAAGCCCAGCCATTGCATTGTTAACTAGTGGTATCGCAACAATTATATTTCTATTAATCACACAATTTAAAGTGCCTGCATACCTAGGATCCTCCTTTGCTTTTATCTCACCCATTATTGTCGTTGCTGGTTTGGATAAAACTACAGGATTAAGTGCTAACCCTGGTAATGCCATGATTGGGGCAATGGCCGTAGGGGTTACGTACGGAATAGTATCCTTAATTATTTGGAAAGCCGGTTATCAATGGTTAATGCGATTATTACCGCCAATTGTTGTAGCCCCGGTCATTATGGTAATTGGATTAGGATTAGCTGGAACTGCAGTAGATATGGCAATGAATATTACTGTAGACAATGTAAAGCAATATAGTGTACTACATTTCTCAGCTGCTCTCGTCACATTATTTGCAGCAATTATTTTCACAATATTCTTTAAAAATATCTTAAGCACAATGCCAATTTTGCTAGGTTTGATAGTTGGTTATGGTTATTCAGCAGTTATTGGGATTGTAGATTTTACAAAAGTAACAGAAGCGTCATGGTTTGCAATGCCAGAGTTCTTAATACCAGGTGTACATTATGAATTTAATATTACTTCAACTATCTTACTAGGGATGGTCCCAATCGTTATCGTAACGATTTCAGAACATATTGGTCACCAATTAGTATTAGGGAAAGTTGTAAATCGAAATTATGTTAAAGATCCTGGATTACACCGTTCATTATTAGGTGATGGATTAGGAACATTTGCAAGTGCAATCATTGGTGGTCCACCAAAAACTACATATGGGGAAAATATTGGTGTGTTAGCAATCACAAGAGTCTTCTCAATCTATGTAATTCTAGGAGCTGCAATCATTGCGATTGTCTTCTCATTCTTTGGAAAAGCAATGGCGTTAATCCAAACAATACCTACTGCAGTGCTTGGTGGAATTTCAATTCTGTTATTCGGAATTATCGCATCAAGCGGCTTGAGAATGTTAGTAGAAAACAATATAGACTTTGGAAATAACCGCAACATGGTTATTGCTTCAGTCATCTTAGTCATCGGTATCGGTGGAGCAGCGCTACGATTTACAGAAACATTCGCGATTGAAGGAATGGCTTTAGCAGCAATTGTCGGTGTCGTCTTAAATCTAGTATTACCAGGTCGAGAAAAAGAAGTGAAAGATATTTACGAAATAACAGAATAA
- a CDS encoding aspartate carbamoyltransferase catalytic subunit, with translation MKDLLSMEHLTDEEVLDILHRAEEFEKGENTRLMRSYNVANLFFEPSTRTKTSFEMAERKIGCTVIPFDAGFSSALKGETMYDTVKTLEMIGMDAVVIRAKEDEYYNELLEGINVSIINAGDGAGQHPSQSLLDLYTIHKEFGYFEGLNVTIVGDISHSRVAKSNASILKRLGVNVRFLCPPEWAGDFEAYHSWDYLLEDSDVIMLLRIQHERHIVNKSFSKESYHEQYGLTFEREARMKDSAIIMHPAPVNRDVEIASELVESTRSRIFNQVRNGVFVRMAILETILKGREI, from the coding sequence ATGAAAGACTTACTTTCAATGGAACATTTAACAGATGAAGAAGTATTAGACATTTTACATAGAGCAGAAGAATTTGAAAAAGGTGAAAATACTAGGTTAATGCGATCTTATAATGTAGCAAACTTGTTCTTTGAACCTAGTACTCGAACAAAAACAAGCTTCGAAATGGCGGAACGAAAAATTGGATGTACAGTAATACCGTTTGATGCAGGATTTTCGAGCGCTCTAAAGGGCGAAACAATGTATGATACGGTCAAAACATTAGAAATGATCGGAATGGACGCAGTTGTCATAAGAGCAAAAGAAGATGAATACTACAACGAATTACTGGAAGGTATTAATGTCTCTATTATCAATGCAGGCGATGGAGCTGGACAACATCCATCTCAAAGTTTGCTAGATTTATATACAATTCATAAAGAATTCGGCTACTTTGAAGGGTTAAATGTAACAATCGTTGGAGATATATCACATAGTCGTGTAGCAAAATCCAATGCATCCATCTTGAAGCGTTTAGGAGTTAATGTTCGTTTCTTATGTCCACCAGAATGGGCAGGGGATTTCGAGGCTTACCATTCTTGGGATTATCTCCTAGAAGATAGTGATGTCATCATGTTATTGCGTATTCAACATGAGCGACACATTGTCAATAAAAGCTTCTCAAAAGAAAGCTATCATGAACAATATGGTTTAACATTTGAACGTGAAGCGAGAATGAAAGATTCTGCAATTATTATGCATCCAGCACCAGTTAATCGTGATGTAGAAATTGCATCTGAACTTGTAGAAAGTACGCGTTCAAGAATATTTAATCAAGTTCGAAATGGTGTTTTTGTCAGAATGGCCATTCTTGAAACGATTTTGAAAGGAAGAGAAATATGA